The following are from one region of the Cystobacter ferrugineus genome:
- a CDS encoding flagellar assembly protein FliH, with product MPPYRLQTLIEMRERAKEEAEQAFSAAVKALAKEKEELQRLEEELVTRKAMRKQKVQEYLQQVMAKGVTGIGGFNQMNRYEERLKDEEAQLALEVERQKDAVITAEKLVEQKRREMAEAAKELKAIEKHKENWKKQLKEERDKKEEMNQEEIGNTLFMMRQRK from the coding sequence ATGCCCCCCTATCGATTGCAGACCTTGATCGAGATGCGCGAGCGCGCGAAGGAGGAGGCCGAGCAGGCCTTCTCCGCCGCCGTCAAGGCCCTGGCGAAGGAGAAGGAAGAGCTTCAGCGTCTCGAGGAGGAACTCGTGACGCGCAAGGCCATGCGCAAGCAGAAGGTGCAGGAGTACCTCCAGCAGGTGATGGCCAAGGGCGTCACCGGCATTGGCGGCTTCAACCAGATGAACCGCTACGAGGAGCGCCTCAAGGACGAGGAGGCGCAGCTCGCCCTGGAGGTCGAGCGCCAGAAGGACGCCGTCATCACCGCCGAGAAGCTCGTGGAGCAGAAGCGCCGGGAGATGGCCGAGGCGGCCAAGGAGCTCAAGGCCATCGAGAAGCACAAGGAGAACTGGAAGAAGCAACTCAAGGAAGAGCGCGACAAGAAGGAGGAAATGAACCAGGAGGAGATCGGGAACACCTTGTTCATGATGCGCCAGCGAAAGTAG
- a CDS encoding flagellar hook-length control protein FliK codes for MSRVEDDRQAERAAELRAQEKRLQEAKAKQRQEGASAFSKLVGQQKDAQSAQQQKAAQTPPQSLGKSVLARLQEGKGGDVRGVQRQTGKAEADAVAEGRQKDLTQGELETQARQGDQGVLRSRVESRSADTRAADELLRKRGEESEQSNETAAAGAQAGRSKGALKTDADGGGQGGGGEGKDKKDGELAAGFRFNPALMAPVPVAQPKPNTGSERLRAIANEIAQKIVERVRVGTNAAGNAEFQIELRGDVLSGLSIKLSAKNGKIHAVFSGKDRDVLKMLEGQREGLKNALASRGLTLEDMRVEAKT; via the coding sequence ATGAGCCGAGTCGAAGACGATCGTCAGGCGGAGAGAGCCGCTGAGCTGCGGGCCCAGGAGAAACGGCTCCAGGAGGCCAAGGCCAAGCAGCGTCAGGAAGGCGCCTCCGCGTTCTCCAAGCTGGTGGGGCAGCAGAAGGACGCCCAGAGCGCTCAGCAGCAGAAGGCCGCCCAGACGCCTCCCCAGTCCCTGGGCAAGTCCGTCCTCGCCCGCCTCCAGGAGGGCAAGGGCGGCGACGTGCGTGGCGTGCAGCGCCAGACGGGCAAGGCCGAGGCGGATGCCGTTGCCGAGGGGCGCCAGAAGGACCTGACCCAGGGGGAGCTCGAGACCCAGGCCCGGCAGGGAGATCAGGGCGTGCTGCGCTCGCGCGTCGAGTCGCGCTCGGCGGACACCCGCGCGGCCGACGAGCTCTTGCGCAAGCGCGGCGAGGAGTCCGAGCAGAGCAACGAGACCGCGGCCGCGGGGGCCCAGGCCGGCCGGAGCAAGGGCGCGCTCAAGACGGACGCGGACGGCGGTGGCCAGGGTGGAGGAGGGGAGGGCAAGGACAAGAAGGACGGGGAGCTGGCGGCGGGCTTCCGCTTCAACCCGGCGCTGATGGCGCCCGTGCCCGTGGCGCAACCCAAGCCCAACACGGGCTCGGAGCGGCTGCGCGCCATCGCCAATGAAATCGCCCAGAAGATCGTCGAGCGGGTGCGCGTGGGCACCAACGCCGCGGGCAACGCGGAGTTCCAGATCGAACTGCGCGGCGACGTGCTCAGTGGCTTGTCCATCAAGCTCAGCGCGAAGAACGGGAAGATCCACGCCGTCTTCAGCGGCAAGGACCGTGACGTGCTCAAGATGCTCGAGGGGCAGCGAGAGGGGCTCAAGAACGCCCTGGCGAGCCGGGGCCTCACTCTCGAGGACATGAGGGTTGAGGCGAAGACATGA
- the sctQ gene encoding type III secretion system cytoplasmic ring protein SctQ: protein MSLDTDDGPGEERTMVVDARKLKPRASKSWKPHVFPRLEKVSLSETRLLERLTWLNPKAEAVEALSERFKAIFDTQVGFGLESSQVLGSGELRRVLAEPTFLCFLVPGGHPGRAVLEVELSLAHAAVDLLLGGAGETVGLRPLTDIEEGVASFVVLEAIRALMPGTDPQQGRLRLEGMARGVDEAVSRLSEEAQVAVLQMRARLGTQEGMVRLFLPASVLESLTPEPAPEQRRALRRMDLEAHLGRLSSVRTWLRAEIGLAEISHHDLASLRVKDVVLVDEFSARPDQGTEGTARLFLGLGRRGFLASEVFVEDGQYQARITEVVLTESSHLERRTPSESDEAAAEALSGSDEGNGDGEEYTNPELDNPTAESGEMEDQMDAGDLLGDIPLQICVELARVPVSADEVVSLRAGQVVELHRAPGEPVDLSVNGKVVARGELVEIEGQLGVRILSLAG from the coding sequence ATGAGCCTCGATACGGATGACGGGCCGGGTGAAGAGCGCACGATGGTGGTCGATGCGCGCAAGCTCAAGCCACGCGCATCGAAATCCTGGAAGCCCCACGTCTTCCCCCGGCTGGAGAAGGTCTCCCTCTCGGAGACCCGGCTGCTCGAGCGGCTCACCTGGCTCAATCCCAAGGCCGAGGCCGTCGAGGCGCTGAGCGAGCGGTTCAAGGCCATCTTCGATACCCAGGTCGGCTTCGGCCTGGAGTCGTCGCAGGTGCTCGGCTCGGGCGAGCTGCGTCGCGTGCTCGCCGAGCCCACCTTCCTGTGCTTCCTGGTGCCCGGAGGGCATCCTGGTCGCGCGGTGCTGGAAGTGGAGCTGTCGCTGGCGCACGCGGCGGTGGATCTGCTCCTGGGCGGTGCCGGTGAGACCGTGGGCCTGCGGCCCTTGACGGACATCGAGGAGGGCGTGGCGAGCTTCGTCGTGCTCGAGGCGATCCGCGCCCTGATGCCGGGGACGGATCCCCAGCAGGGCCGGCTGCGGCTGGAGGGCATGGCGCGCGGGGTGGACGAGGCGGTGTCGCGGCTGAGCGAGGAGGCCCAGGTGGCGGTGCTCCAGATGCGCGCCCGGCTCGGCACCCAGGAGGGCATGGTGCGCCTCTTCCTGCCCGCGAGCGTGTTGGAGAGCCTGACGCCGGAGCCCGCCCCCGAGCAGCGGCGCGCGCTGCGGCGCATGGACCTGGAGGCCCACCTCGGCCGCCTGTCCTCGGTGCGCACCTGGCTGCGCGCGGAGATCGGCCTGGCGGAGATCAGCCACCACGACCTGGCGAGCCTCCGGGTGAAGGACGTGGTGCTGGTGGACGAGTTCTCGGCCCGGCCGGACCAGGGCACGGAGGGCACGGCGCGGCTGTTCCTGGGCCTTGGCCGCCGGGGCTTCCTGGCCTCGGAGGTCTTCGTCGAGGACGGCCAGTACCAGGCGCGCATCACCGAGGTGGTGCTCACCGAGTCGTCTCATCTCGAGCGGCGGACCCCCTCCGAGTCGGATGAGGCCGCGGCGGAGGCCCTGAGTGGCTCGGATGAGGGCAACGGGGACGGGGAGGAGTACACCAACCCCGAGCTGGACAACCCCACGGCGGAGAGTGGAGAGATGGAAGACCAGATGGATGCAGGCGACCTGTTGGGTGACATCCCGTTGCAGATTTGCGTGGAGCTCGCCCGGGTGCCGGTGTCGGCGGATGAGGTGGTGTCGCTGCGGGCGGGTCAGGTCGTCGAGCTGCACCGCGCGCCGGGCGAGCCCGTGGACCTGTCGGTGAACGGCAAGGTGGTGGCGCGGGGTGAACTGGTGGAGATCGAGGGTCAGCTCGGTGTGCGCATCCTGTCGCTCGCCGGCTGA
- a CDS encoding flagellar biosynthetic protein FliO, with amino-acid sequence MAVSSVFSVRHVLALCACLWLAPPARAEDPAPAAAAELAPPSSGASAPAGAVERAAPPTPVEVPLETDLTSGEEAPTESLGWMLMRTLVVFGGVMALIYLTLNVGLRKLMGLQGVPVGQQSVVSVVERVPLDQRRTLFVVKAAGEYLLVGGGETGLQLISKLDTGAVERIRTTPPPSNVMPLSPFLKKLIARRDATPPGSTPPSVPRPPDAA; translated from the coding sequence ATGGCAGTCTCATCCGTTTTCTCCGTGCGTCATGTCCTGGCGCTCTGTGCCTGCCTTTGGCTGGCACCACCGGCCCGGGCCGAGGACCCCGCTCCCGCCGCCGCCGCCGAGCTCGCGCCCCCGTCGTCCGGCGCGTCCGCTCCCGCGGGCGCCGTGGAGCGCGCCGCGCCGCCCACTCCGGTCGAGGTGCCACTCGAGACCGATCTGACGTCCGGCGAGGAGGCGCCCACCGAGAGCCTCGGGTGGATGCTCATGCGCACGCTGGTGGTGTTCGGCGGGGTGATGGCCCTCATCTACCTCACGCTCAACGTGGGCCTGCGCAAGCTGATGGGCTTGCAGGGCGTGCCCGTGGGGCAGCAGTCGGTGGTGTCGGTGGTGGAGCGCGTGCCGTTGGACCAGCGCCGCACCCTCTTCGTGGTGAAGGCCGCGGGCGAGTACCTGCTGGTGGGCGGTGGCGAGACTGGTCTGCAACTCATCTCGAAGCTCGACACCGGGGCGGTGGAGCGCATCCGCACCACGCCGCCTCCGTCCAACGTGATGCCGCTGTCCCCCTTCCTCAAGAAGCTCATTGCCCGTCGCGACGCCACTCCGCCGGGTTCCACCCCACCGAGCGTTCCCCGTCCGCCGGACGCCGCCTGA
- the sctR gene encoding type III secretion system export apparatus subunit SctR → MPSVRLPVPRLKPWLFALVFALDPVLAFAAKRGGSAPDAAMSVDSVNPESFASRPLVLMLALAALSLVPFVLMMVTSFVKISVVLSIVRQALGTQQIPPTQVITGLAIILTIYIMAPVGQAMYRAAEVDIMAKGPSLLSSESVGNLLEAANKAKEPLRAFLNKKITAKDRSLFFNLARLRATEEDRQNLTERDFMIIIPAFVVSELKQAFQIGFLLFVPFLAVDMVVANILQALGMNQLSPTTVSMPFKLLLFVVVDGWYLIAKGLVVGYL, encoded by the coding sequence ATGCCCAGCGTTCGCCTCCCCGTCCCGCGTCTCAAGCCCTGGCTGTTCGCCCTGGTCTTCGCGTTGGATCCCGTCCTCGCCTTCGCCGCCAAGCGCGGCGGCTCGGCTCCGGACGCCGCCATGTCCGTCGATTCGGTCAACCCCGAGTCCTTCGCCTCGCGGCCGCTCGTGCTCATGCTGGCGCTGGCCGCGCTGTCGCTCGTCCCCTTCGTGTTGATGATGGTGACGAGCTTCGTGAAGATCTCCGTGGTGCTGTCCATCGTGCGCCAGGCGCTGGGCACCCAGCAGATTCCGCCCACCCAGGTCATCACCGGCCTGGCCATCATCCTCACCATCTACATCATGGCGCCGGTGGGGCAGGCCATGTACCGGGCCGCCGAGGTGGACATCATGGCCAAGGGGCCCAGCCTCCTGTCCTCGGAGTCGGTGGGCAACCTCCTGGAGGCGGCCAACAAGGCCAAGGAGCCCCTGCGCGCCTTCCTCAACAAGAAGATCACCGCCAAGGATCGCTCGCTCTTCTTCAACCTGGCCAGGCTGCGCGCCACCGAGGAGGACCGCCAGAACCTCACCGAGCGGGACTTCATGATCATCATCCCCGCCTTCGTGGTGTCCGAGCTCAAGCAGGCCTTCCAGATCGGCTTCCTGCTCTTCGTGCCCTTCCTCGCGGTGGACATGGTGGTGGCCAACATCCTCCAGGCGCTGGGCATGAACCAGTTGTCGCCCACCACCGTCTCCATGCCCTTCAAGCTGCTGCTCTTCGTGGTCGTCGACGGCTGGTACCTCATCGCCAAGGGCCTCGTCGTCGGCTACCTGTGA
- the fliQ gene encoding flagellar biosynthesis protein FliQ, which yields MNQLTSIVQQGLTLVIMVSLPPVLMALMVGLIIAVFQATTQIQEQTLSFAPKLITVFLLLALMGPWMGSQFARFTTLIFEQFPVLIR from the coding sequence ATGAATCAGCTCACGAGCATCGTCCAGCAGGGCCTCACCCTGGTCATCATGGTGTCGCTGCCCCCGGTGTTGATGGCCCTGATGGTGGGTCTGATCATCGCCGTCTTCCAGGCCACCACGCAGATCCAGGAGCAGACGCTCTCGTTCGCGCCCAAGCTCATCACCGTGTTCCTCCTGCTCGCGCTGATGGGCCCGTGGATGGGCAGCCAGTTCGCGCGCTTCACCACCCTCATCTTCGAGCAGTTCCCCGTGCTCATCCGATGA
- a CDS encoding flagellar biosynthetic protein FliR, with protein MNVSEVIARLTEQANFSLAIFTMGLLMCRIMPVLVLSPLLGEEQVPPEIKMGVGITLSAVMFPLVRHRIGALPTSALPYIALLLKEIFIGVSLALIVSKVFEAARVAGNLADSMAGTNSAQLQAPLVNDKVTLLANLKGQLSVVMFFTLNGHHLIIQAIAESLDIVPLDRFPRFSSGSWPFFELFIRSFADILTIAMALAAPTLLTAFVTDVALGAINRMASQVQVSFLAQSLKPLATVVVTSIALSLIMGRMQQEFVHMLAMLRDALRLLG; from the coding sequence ATGAACGTCTCCGAAGTCATCGCCCGGCTGACCGAGCAGGCCAACTTCTCGCTCGCCATCTTCACGATGGGCCTGTTGATGTGCCGGATCATGCCGGTGCTGGTGCTCTCGCCGTTGCTCGGCGAGGAACAGGTGCCTCCGGAGATCAAGATGGGCGTGGGCATCACGCTCTCCGCGGTGATGTTCCCCCTGGTGCGCCACCGCATCGGGGCGCTGCCCACCAGCGCGCTGCCCTACATCGCGCTGTTGCTCAAGGAGATCTTCATCGGGGTGTCGCTCGCGCTCATCGTCAGCAAGGTGTTCGAGGCGGCGCGCGTGGCGGGCAACCTCGCCGACTCCATGGCGGGCACCAACAGCGCGCAGCTCCAGGCGCCGCTGGTCAACGACAAGGTGACGCTGCTGGCCAACCTCAAGGGGCAGCTCTCGGTGGTGATGTTCTTCACCCTCAATGGCCACCACCTGATCATCCAGGCCATCGCCGAGAGCCTCGACATCGTCCCGTTGGACAGGTTTCCGCGCTTCAGCTCGGGCTCGTGGCCCTTCTTCGAGCTGTTCATCCGCTCCTTCGCGGACATCCTCACCATCGCCATGGCGCTGGCCGCGCCCACCTTGCTCACGGCCTTCGTGACGGACGTGGCGCTGGGCGCCATCAACCGCATGGCGTCCCAGGTGCAGGTGTCCTTCCTCGCCCAGTCCCTCAAGCCCCTGGCCACGGTCGTCGTCACCTCCATCGCCTTGAGCCTCATCATGGGCCGCATGCAGCAGGAGTTCGTCCACATGCTCGCCATGCTTCGCGACGCGCTGCGCCTGCTCGGTTGA
- the sctU gene encoding type III secretion system export apparatus subunit SctU encodes MSDEKTEEPSQKKLDDARKKGQVWKSKDLTGVAGLVVGLGVVKGIWSMFEQKITELFHFSFDHISHPEDLQQATYQLASLALQSVLLVSLPVVCAVAIMGGLLDFLQVGSLFTIDPLIPKPEKLNPIEGAKNLISKKTIVEIIKNVLKMTVAGYVTYGALKGTMPMVMESVRRDVHVTLFVMGELIFIVATRVVMVFFLFSIFDVWWQRKAYMKDQMMSKEDVKKEYKESEGDPHQKAHRKQVAHEMLEEAQMHAVQHADVVVTNPDHVAVALKYDKDKDTAPRVVVKGLDFKAERIKALAREGDVPTLRNVPLAHALLRVDVGEEIPEQLYDAVAEVLNFVYGLKNDTPAARA; translated from the coding sequence ATGTCCGACGAGAAAACAGAAGAGCCCTCACAAAAGAAGCTCGATGACGCCCGGAAGAAGGGCCAGGTCTGGAAGAGCAAGGACCTGACGGGCGTGGCCGGCCTCGTGGTGGGCCTGGGCGTCGTCAAGGGCATCTGGTCGATGTTCGAGCAGAAGATCACCGAACTCTTCCACTTCAGCTTCGATCACATCTCGCACCCGGAGGACCTCCAGCAGGCGACCTACCAGCTCGCCTCCCTGGCGCTGCAATCCGTGTTGCTGGTGTCCCTGCCGGTGGTGTGCGCGGTGGCCATCATGGGTGGCCTCTTGGACTTCCTCCAGGTGGGCTCGCTCTTCACGATCGATCCGCTCATCCCCAAGCCGGAGAAGCTCAATCCCATCGAGGGCGCCAAGAACCTCATCTCCAAGAAGACCATCGTCGAGATCATCAAGAACGTCTTGAAGATGACGGTGGCCGGCTACGTGACGTACGGCGCGCTCAAGGGCACCATGCCCATGGTGATGGAGTCGGTGCGCCGCGACGTGCACGTGACGCTGTTCGTCATGGGCGAGCTCATCTTCATCGTCGCCACGCGCGTCGTCATGGTGTTCTTCCTCTTCTCCATCTTCGACGTCTGGTGGCAGCGCAAGGCGTACATGAAGGACCAGATGATGTCGAAGGAGGACGTGAAGAAGGAATACAAGGAGAGCGAGGGCGATCCGCACCAGAAGGCCCACCGCAAGCAGGTGGCGCACGAGATGCTGGAGGAGGCGCAGATGCACGCGGTGCAGCACGCGGACGTCGTCGTCACCAACCCGGACCACGTGGCCGTGGCGCTCAAGTACGACAAGGACAAGGACACGGCGCCGCGCGTGGTCGTCAAGGGGCTGGACTTCAAGGCCGAGCGCATCAAGGCGCTCGCGCGCGAGGGGGACGTGCCCACGCTGCGCAACGTGCCCCTGGCGCATGCGCTGTTGCGCGTGGACGTGGGCGAGGAGATTCCCGAGCAGCTCTATGACGCCGTCGCCGAGGTGCTCAACTTCGTCTACGGCCTGAAGAACGACACGCCCGCGGCGCGGGCCTGA
- a CDS encoding EscU/YscU/HrcU family type III secretion system export apparatus switch protein has protein sequence MNDDAEMAIALQYDKDKDAAPRVVAKGLRLKAEKIREIARQHNIPLMKNVALANALYRVDVGQEIPEELYDAVAEILNFVYELQRAGQAGGKR, from the coding sequence ATGAACGACGATGCCGAGATGGCGATCGCGCTCCAGTACGACAAGGACAAGGACGCGGCTCCGCGCGTGGTGGCCAAGGGGCTGCGCCTCAAGGCGGAGAAGATCCGGGAGATCGCCCGGCAGCACAACATCCCCCTCATGAAGAACGTGGCGCTCGCCAACGCCCTCTACCGGGTGGACGTGGGCCAGGAGATCCCCGAGGAGCTCTACGACGCGGTCGCCGAGATCCTCAACTTCGTCTACGAGCTGCAGCGCGCCGGGCAGGCGGGCGGTAAGCGGTAG
- a CDS encoding tetratricopeptide repeat protein has translation MATAQRVNNQDEAKLAAQLQRWAEGKATLRDVRGYTDEELYAIAKTAYVFFYQGRIAEARTLFQGLYAVNPADGYFAKALGVVEMAAGNAQGALAAYDVALKLDARDAQAYVGRAEVRLSLGQRSQAVEDLRRVASLLPEGEPLAQKAAAILSGLLQR, from the coding sequence ATGGCCACCGCACAGCGCGTGAACAACCAGGACGAGGCGAAACTCGCCGCTCAGCTCCAGCGCTGGGCCGAGGGCAAGGCGACGCTGCGCGACGTGCGCGGCTACACCGACGAGGAACTCTACGCCATCGCCAAGACGGCCTACGTCTTCTTCTACCAGGGCCGCATCGCCGAGGCGCGCACCCTCTTCCAGGGGCTCTACGCCGTCAACCCGGCGGACGGCTACTTCGCCAAGGCGCTCGGCGTGGTGGAGATGGCCGCGGGCAACGCGCAGGGCGCCCTGGCCGCCTACGACGTCGCCCTCAAGCTGGATGCCCGGGACGCCCAGGCCTATGTCGGCCGCGCCGAGGTCCGGCTGTCGCTCGGACAGCGCTCCCAGGCGGTGGAGGATCTGCGCCGCGTGGCCTCTCTTCTTCCCGAGGGAGAGCCCCTGGCCCAGAAGGCCGCCGCGATCCTCAGCGGATTGCTCCAGCGTTGA